The following are encoded in a window of Pseudomonadota bacterium genomic DNA:
- the asnB gene encoding asparagine synthase (glutamine-hydrolyzing) — protein MCGVVGGVALQTAHREALGRDAQSMLSALDHRGGDGRGLSCFGYDGTRGLVEVSEEDAPSIVLGHSRMAIIDVSDAGLQPMRSHDGTCWISFNGEIYNYIELRDELGIKGHRFRTETDTDVLLAAYREWGVGCLTRLNGMYAFAVVDALSGNVLLARDPLGIKPLYYCRVGDTLLFASEIKGILRSSLYQRDLDTEAAHHYFSLLYVPHPLTLFKSIRQLPPAHYLQLRLRDASIRVLRYWRPHRRPAIERMSRGDANQELRAELTAAVRRQMRSDVPLGCFLSGGVDSTIVAAAMKQAASKVHTYTVTFPEQQYQYYDESDVALATSQYLGTEHHTLPVRLNEPGLLFQLLDHFDQPFGNPTYYLMHLISREARKHIKVALCGAGGDELFAGYPRHRAVMLAKWAHWVPRPLVGAAAALLSASRLAGRNAVVRRALSFVEGLDPDFFVQYLNWTYFSSEQDKSSLLAFPHTGCSSPEILRGLYDASELSDPGNKLLEMDVESFLVDNLLEYTDKMSMAVPIEVRVPFLDHRVVELALNIPFRNKLGRRHTKLPLREAFKDAFVPKAAKAPKRGFNVPLAQWIRGELGMYFEDGRELAGAPRRRGQTWKEGLLRPEAIHRYRGEHARGLRDRSYELFGIMIFDAWYARFLGG, from the coding sequence ATGTGTGGTGTTGTGGGGGGGGTGGCGCTTCAGACGGCGCATCGTGAGGCGCTTGGGCGAGATGCCCAGAGCATGCTTTCAGCGCTGGACCATCGTGGTGGCGATGGGCGCGGGCTGAGCTGTTTCGGCTACGACGGAACCAGGGGGCTCGTCGAGGTGTCCGAGGAGGACGCCCCAAGCATTGTGCTCGGGCATTCGCGGATGGCGATCATTGACGTCTCGGACGCGGGCCTGCAGCCTATGCGGAGCCATGACGGTACATGCTGGATCTCGTTCAACGGCGAGATCTACAACTACATCGAGCTTCGGGACGAGCTCGGAATCAAGGGACACAGGTTTCGAACCGAGACCGACACCGATGTCCTGCTGGCTGCCTACAGGGAGTGGGGAGTCGGGTGTCTGACGCGGCTCAACGGGATGTACGCGTTCGCGGTGGTGGACGCCCTGAGCGGGAATGTGCTGTTGGCGCGGGACCCACTGGGGATCAAGCCGCTCTACTACTGTAGGGTTGGCGACACCCTGCTCTTCGCCTCGGAGATCAAGGGCATTCTGCGCAGCAGCCTGTACCAGCGTGATCTGGATACCGAGGCGGCGCATCACTATTTTAGCCTTCTTTACGTTCCGCATCCGCTCACGCTGTTCAAATCGATTCGTCAGCTTCCACCGGCTCACTATCTGCAGCTGAGGCTCAGGGACGCAAGCATCAGGGTCTTGCGGTATTGGCGTCCCCATCGGAGACCAGCAATCGAGCGCATGTCTCGGGGCGATGCGAATCAGGAGCTAAGGGCGGAGCTCACAGCCGCGGTCCGGCGGCAGATGCGGAGCGATGTCCCTCTTGGTTGTTTCCTGAGTGGAGGGGTGGATTCGACCATAGTGGCGGCTGCCATGAAGCAGGCGGCATCGAAGGTGCACACGTATACGGTCACCTTTCCTGAGCAGCAGTACCAATACTACGACGAGAGCGATGTGGCGCTGGCAACGAGTCAATACCTTGGCACCGAACATCACACGCTGCCGGTGCGCCTCAACGAGCCTGGGCTGCTGTTCCAACTTTTGGACCATTTCGACCAGCCGTTCGGAAACCCGACCTACTACCTGATGCACCTGATTTCGCGGGAGGCGCGAAAGCACATCAAGGTGGCGCTATGCGGCGCTGGCGGTGACGAGCTGTTCGCTGGCTACCCGCGCCATCGTGCGGTAATGCTTGCGAAGTGGGCACACTGGGTGCCGCGCCCACTTGTGGGGGCGGCCGCCGCTCTCTTATCCGCATCACGCCTGGCCGGTCGCAATGCGGTAGTGCGGCGCGCCCTCTCATTCGTTGAGGGTCTGGATCCGGATTTCTTTGTTCAGTACCTGAACTGGACGTATTTCTCTTCCGAGCAAGACAAATCGTCCCTGCTCGCGTTTCCGCATACCGGGTGCTCCTCGCCCGAGATCTTGCGTGGGCTATACGACGCAAGTGAGCTGTCGGATCCCGGCAACAAGCTCCTCGAGATGGATGTAGAGAGCTTTCTTGTGGACAATCTGCTGGAATACACAGACAAGATGAGCATGGCGGTGCCGATCGAGGTGCGCGTGCCGTTTCTCGACCATCGAGTGGTCGAGCTCGCGCTGAACATCCCCTTTCGAAACAAGCTCGGCCGTCGCCACACGAAGCTCCCGCTGCGCGAAGCCTTCAAGGATGCCTTTGTGCCCAAAGCGGCCAAAGCACCCAAACGCGGTTTCAATGTGCCGCTGGCTCAGTGGATTCGGGGAGAGCTGGGGATGTACTTCGAAGACGGAAGGGAACTGGCTGGCGCGCCGAGACGTCGCGGCCAGACATGGAAGGAGGGACTGCTGCGACCCGAAGCCATCCACCGTTACCGTGGAGAGCACGCTCGAGGACTCCGAGATCGCTCCTACGAGCTCTTCGGGATCATGATCTTCGACGCCTGGTACGCTCGCTTTCTTGGTGGCTAG